One Pantoea trifolii DNA segment encodes these proteins:
- the rdgC gene encoding recombination-associated protein RdgC, translated as MLWFKNMMVYRLNRDIPLSADDLEKQLDAFTFSPCGSQDMAKTGWVSPMGNRSEALTHEINGQMVICARTEQKILPSPVVKQALEAKIDKLEAEQSRKLKKTEKDSLKDEVLHSLLPRAFSRFSQTYMWIDTVNNLIIVDCASAKKAEDTLALLRKSLGSLPVVPLTLENPIELTLTEWVRSGELPAGFALMDEAELKAMLEDGGVIRCKKQDLISDEIATHIEAGKVVTKLALDWQERIQFVIADDASVKRLKFSDTLREQNDDIDRDDFAQRFDADFILMTSELAALISNLVEALGGEAKR; from the coding sequence ATGTTGTGGTTTAAAAATATGATGGTTTATCGTCTGAATCGTGACATTCCGCTGTCCGCAGACGATCTGGAAAAGCAGCTCGACGCCTTCACCTTCTCGCCGTGCGGTAGCCAGGATATGGCGAAAACCGGCTGGGTTTCACCGATGGGCAACCGCAGCGAAGCGCTGACGCATGAAATCAACGGTCAGATGGTGATTTGCGCGCGCACCGAGCAGAAAATTCTGCCGTCGCCGGTGGTGAAGCAGGCGCTGGAAGCCAAAATCGACAAGCTGGAAGCGGAACAGAGCCGCAAGCTGAAGAAGACTGAGAAAGACTCGCTGAAAGATGAAGTGCTGCACAGCTTGCTGCCACGCGCGTTTAGCCGTTTCAGCCAGACGTATATGTGGATCGACACCGTTAACAACCTGATCATCGTCGATTGCGCCAGCGCTAAGAAAGCTGAAGATACGCTGGCGCTGCTGCGTAAAAGCCTCGGTTCGCTGCCGGTGGTACCGCTGACGCTGGAAAATCCCATCGAGCTGACGCTGACCGAATGGGTGCGCTCTGGTGAGCTGCCAGCCGGTTTTGCCTTGATGGATGAAGCCGAACTGAAAGCGATGCTGGAAGATGGCGGCGTGATCCGCTGTAAGAAGCAGGACCTGATTTCTGACGAGATCGCCACGCACATTGAAGCCGGTAAAGTGGTCACCAAACTGGCGCTCGACTGGCAGGAACGCATTCAGTTCGTCATCGCCGATGATGCTTCAGTGAAGCGTTTGAAGTTTAGCGACACGCTGCGTGAGCAGAATGATGACATTGACCGCGATGATTTCGCCCAGCGTTTCGATGCCGATTTCATTCTGATGACCAGCGAATTGGCTGCGTTGATCAGCAATTTAGTAGAAGCGTTAGGCGGCGAAGCGAAGCGTTAA